In one window of Meleagris gallopavo isolate NT-WF06-2002-E0010 breed Aviagen turkey brand Nicholas breeding stock chromosome 12, Turkey_5.1, whole genome shotgun sequence DNA:
- the DNAJA4 gene encoding dnaJ homolog subfamily A member 4 isoform X2 — MQVLVQQIGPGMVQQIQTVCPECKGQGERINPKDRCDNCNGCKVVREKKIIEVHVDKGMKDGQKIVFHGEGDQEPDLEPGDVIIVLDQKDHGVFQRRGHDLITKMRIQLSEALCGFKKTIETLDNRVLVISSRPGEVIKHGDLKCIYNEGMPIYKSPMDRGSLIIQFLVQFPEQHWLPREKLNMLEALLPPREDVMITDEMDQVDLEDFDPSEQTYRNSGGEAYEEDEDGPRTGVQCQTS, encoded by the exons ATGCAAGTTCTTGTTCAGCAAATAGGACCTGGCATGGTACAACAAATCCAGACTGTGTGTCCAGAATGCAAAGGCCAAGGTGAAAGAATAAATCCAAAGGACAGGTGTGACAACTGCAATGGATGTAAGGttgtaagagagaaaaagatcaTAGAAGTTCATGTTGATAAAG gTATGAAAGATGGTCAAAAGATAGTGTTTCATGGAGAAGGTGATCAGGAGCCTGATCTGGAGCCTGGTGATGTCATAATTGTGCTTGATCAAAAGGATCATGGTGTTTTTCAGAGACGAGGCCATGACTTAATTACAAAAATGAGAATTCAACTCTCAGAGGCTTTATGTGGTTTCAAAAAGACTATTGAAACTCTTGATAACAGAGTCCTTGTCATATCATCTAGACCAG GTGAAGTGATAAAACACGGTGACCTGAAGTGTATCTACAATGAAGGGATGCCTATCTACAAATCTCCAATGGACAGAGGCAGCTTAATTATACAGTTTCTG GTCCAGTTTCCAGAGCAGCACTGGCTTCCAAGGGAGAAACTGAATATGCTGGAGGCTCTACTTCCTCCAAGAGAAGATGTCATGATTACAGATGAGATGGATCAAGTAGACCTTGAAGATTTTGACCCAAGTGAGCAAACCTACCGTAACAGTGGAGGAGAAGCATATGAAGAAGATGAGGATGGTCCAAGAACAGGTGTACAGTGTCAGACATCTTAA